One segment of Pseudoalteromonas rubra DNA contains the following:
- a CDS encoding TonB-dependent receptor plug domain-containing protein, giving the protein MSDTFRSTGLVLSLSCLSLGMSVSVAAPLIPLATAVSTALVSPGPEHHEHESHAEEQHEDGGQDAHAEGEHHDEHGHGHEMEKIVIQATRSGRIADEQPVRVELINREEIEEKAAMRPGNISMLVAETGGVRMQTTSPALGSANIRLQGLYGRYTQLLADGLPLYGNQAASIGLLQIPPTDLGRVEIIKGSASSLYGGSALGGVINLISRKPGDEFKGEVLLNLTTRDGQDLTSYIESPLTDDLKGSLTLGAHHQKSEDIDNDGWFDLAGYERYTARPRLFWEGEQGETLYVTAGAMTEQRNGGTKAGFTMADGNPYVQTQDSERLDGGFVYSQPMSDMLTLHARSSAMVQNHEHGFGLILEEDKHESYLFETSVSGYNDTTDWLLGMAYQSDVFESETFPTFDYSYEVPGLFAQLDHTLSDTLTASVSARVDDHNEYGTQFSPRVTLLYRPGELTVRGSYAQGYFAPTPFVEDIEAAGLSRLAPVGDLQAEEAETASLDFTYTFDSVETSLTLFGSNVDNVTELEVVPTTDGTQPTQVRLINALGESQIRGSEVLLRYYWRDVKLTASYLYLDATQSVDGQTRTEIALTPKHSAGFVAMWEQHGNFRAGFEAYYTGPQRLNANPYVTESDPYWHLGLMGEITTGRYSWFINFENLLDVKQTDEHPLLLPQQALSGQWTTDIWSRNDGFIVNAGVRIKFGH; this is encoded by the coding sequence ATGTCTGATACGTTTCGCTCTACTGGTTTGGTTTTGTCATTAAGTTGTTTATCTCTGGGGATGTCGGTGAGTGTTGCGGCGCCGCTGATTCCGCTGGCCACTGCTGTGAGTACTGCGCTGGTTTCGCCAGGGCCTGAGCACCATGAACATGAATCCCATGCTGAAGAACAGCATGAAGACGGGGGCCAGGATGCGCACGCTGAAGGTGAGCACCATGATGAACACGGCCACGGTCATGAGATGGAAAAAATCGTCATCCAGGCAACGCGCTCTGGCCGGATTGCCGATGAGCAGCCGGTGCGGGTGGAGCTGATCAACCGCGAAGAAATCGAAGAAAAGGCGGCGATGCGACCGGGCAATATTTCTATGCTGGTAGCCGAAACCGGTGGCGTGCGCATGCAAACCACCTCGCCAGCGCTGGGCAGTGCCAATATCCGATTGCAGGGTTTGTATGGTCGTTATACTCAGCTGCTGGCCGATGGTCTGCCGCTGTATGGTAATCAGGCTGCGTCGATTGGCCTGTTACAAATTCCGCCAACAGATCTGGGCCGGGTTGAGATCATCAAAGGCTCGGCGTCATCCTTATATGGTGGCTCGGCGCTGGGTGGGGTGATCAACCTTATTTCCCGCAAGCCAGGCGACGAGTTCAAGGGCGAGGTGCTACTGAACCTAACCACACGCGATGGCCAGGATCTGACGTCTTACATCGAAAGCCCGCTGACTGATGACCTGAAAGGCTCGCTGACGCTGGGTGCACACCATCAGAAGTCTGAAGACATAGACAACGACGGCTGGTTCGATTTGGCCGGGTATGAGCGCTACACTGCACGGCCGCGTTTGTTCTGGGAAGGTGAGCAGGGTGAAACCCTGTATGTCACTGCCGGAGCCATGACCGAGCAGCGCAATGGTGGTACTAAAGCTGGGTTTACCATGGCGGATGGCAATCCGTATGTACAAACGCAGGATTCAGAACGTCTGGATGGTGGGTTTGTGTATAGCCAGCCGATGTCCGACATGCTTACGCTACATGCGCGCTCATCGGCCATGGTGCAAAACCATGAGCATGGCTTTGGTCTGATACTGGAAGAAGACAAGCACGAGAGTTATTTGTTTGAAACCAGTGTCAGTGGGTACAACGACACCACCGACTGGCTACTGGGCATGGCCTATCAGTCGGATGTGTTTGAGTCTGAGACGTTTCCAACCTTTGATTACAGCTATGAGGTGCCGGGCCTGTTCGCGCAGCTGGATCACACGCTGAGCGATACACTGACCGCCTCAGTGAGTGCACGGGTGGATGACCACAATGAATATGGTACTCAGTTCAGCCCGCGGGTCACCTTGTTGTATCGTCCGGGTGAGCTGACGGTACGCGGCTCCTATGCGCAGGGCTATTTTGCGCCAACGCCGTTTGTGGAAGACATCGAAGCCGCGGGTTTATCGCGCTTAGCACCGGTAGGTGATTTACAGGCAGAGGAAGCCGAAACCGCCTCGCTGGACTTTACCTACACCTTTGATTCGGTTGAAACCAGCCTGACCCTGTTTGGCTCAAATGTGGATAACGTCACTGAGCTGGAGGTCGTGCCGACAACAGATGGTACCCAGCCTACTCAGGTTCGCCTGATCAATGCACTGGGCGAAAGTCAGATCCGTGGTTCAGAAGTACTACTGCGTTATTACTGGCGCGACGTAAAACTGACCGCCAGTTATTTGTACCTTGATGCAACCCAAAGCGTGGATGGCCAGACCCGCACAGAGATTGCGCTGACGCCTAAGCACTCGGCCGGATTTGTGGCCATGTGGGAGCAGCACGGCAACTTCCGCGCCGGGTTTGAAGCTTATTACACCGGGCCGCAGCGCCTCAATGCTAACCCGTATGTCACTGAGTCTGATCCATACTGGCATCTAGGCCTGATGGGGGAGATCACCACCGGGCGTTACAGCTGGTTTATCAACTTCGAGAACCTGCTGGATGTAAAGCAAACCGACGAGCATCCATTGTTGTTGCCGCAGCAGGCCCTCAGTGGCCAGTGGACAACGGATATCTGGTCGCGTAACGATGGCTTTATTGTGAATGCGGGTGTGCGCATTAAATTTGGCCATTAA
- a CDS encoding MerR family transcriptional regulator has translation MKISELATKSQINAKTIRYYEQVGLISAPQRTSNGYRHYQPADVDTLIFIRRCRELNIPLDDIKRLVEVQADPNASCAVVDKIIAEQLAQVQRAQRELALLEQSLQTLASCSAEQVDQCTILHKLKAP, from the coding sequence ATGAAAATCAGCGAACTTGCGACGAAATCCCAGATAAATGCGAAAACCATCCGCTATTATGAGCAAGTTGGTTTAATCAGCGCACCACAACGCACCAGCAACGGCTACCGCCACTACCAACCGGCAGACGTAGACACCCTGATCTTTATCCGCCGCTGCCGCGAGCTCAACATCCCGCTGGACGACATCAAACGCCTGGTAGAAGTACAAGCCGACCCCAACGCCTCCTGCGCCGTGGTCGATAAAATCATCGCCGAACAACTCGCCCAAGTACAGCGCGCCCAGCGCGAACTCGCTTTGCTAGAGCAATCCCTGCAAACCCTCGCCTCATGCAGCGCCGAGCAGGTAGACCAGTGCACCATTTTGCACAAGTTGAAGGCGCCATAA
- a CDS encoding alpha/beta hydrolase family protein, whose protein sequence is MPRLSIYLLFSLFSLLTTQPLFSQLSIDHTLNRLILPLEQSVGTHYMHFKDLNRPGHRTQPDTPRQLGVRFFYPTKLSASTQRLPLLSNQFSRSHRLIYDTDADMTHIASLSSMTWNIAAESEIHLSHNALPLIIFSHGYYLNPELFTIMAAHIASQGYLVASINHSFGSDHYQPPNSKALKTIELPSDDLGIDLPMWSADQRFVLAKIKQMDQDPQSPLFNALNGQVGILGHSYGGAAAFYTAAKTPEVTAIVNMDGTVFGWQDFTVTQPFMYVQADEEYFSEIFLNVHHKGYLALFESLNHVSFSDIVVLKDWLKNGLKDSPQVNAILDVARLNAAFFEHHFNHIEAAFVPAIKSKTPFSFKLSDCNPKHNDSATPLRCLIHRIKHWTQQLF, encoded by the coding sequence ATGCCACGACTATCGATTTACCTGCTATTCAGCCTGTTTAGCCTGCTAACTACACAGCCACTATTTTCACAGCTCAGCATTGACCACACTTTAAATAGACTTATCCTGCCGTTGGAGCAATCGGTTGGCACGCATTACATGCATTTTAAGGACTTAAATCGTCCCGGCCACAGGACACAACCCGACACGCCCAGACAACTTGGTGTACGATTTTTTTATCCCACCAAACTAAGCGCCAGCACCCAGAGATTACCGCTGTTGAGTAATCAGTTTTCGCGCTCGCACAGGCTGATTTATGATACAGATGCAGATATGACACATATCGCTTCGCTGAGCTCAATGACATGGAACATTGCCGCAGAGAGTGAAATACATCTGTCACACAACGCTTTACCCCTGATCATTTTTTCCCACGGTTATTATCTAAATCCCGAGTTGTTTACCATCATGGCTGCACATATCGCCAGCCAGGGATACCTGGTCGCTTCCATCAATCACAGCTTTGGCTCGGATCATTATCAGCCGCCCAATTCAAAAGCGTTAAAAACGATAGAGCTGCCGTCAGATGATCTGGGCATTGATTTACCCATGTGGTCTGCAGATCAGCGGTTTGTACTGGCTAAAATAAAACAAATGGATCAAGACCCGCAGAGCCCCTTGTTCAATGCACTCAATGGTCAGGTAGGTATTCTGGGTCATTCTTACGGCGGTGCTGCGGCATTTTATACCGCTGCAAAAACACCCGAAGTAACCGCTATTGTTAATATGGATGGCACTGTATTTGGCTGGCAAGATTTCACCGTAACACAACCTTTTATGTATGTGCAGGCAGACGAAGAATACTTCAGCGAAATCTTTCTCAACGTACACCATAAGGGCTATTTAGCGCTGTTTGAATCGCTCAATCACGTCAGTTTTTCTGACATTGTGGTCCTCAAAGACTGGCTGAAAAACGGGCTGAAAGATTCGCCTCAAGTTAACGCTATCCTGGACGTCGCGAGGCTAAATGCCGCTTTTTTTGAGCACCACTTTAATCACATCGAAGCCGCATTTGTGCCAGCTATCAAAAGCAAAACCCCATTTTCCTTCAAACTCTCTGACTGCAACCCCAAACATAATGACTCAGCAACGCCATTGCGCTGCCTGATACATCGAATTAAGCACTGGACACAACAATTATTTTAA
- a CDS encoding substrate-binding periplasmic protein, whose protein sequence is MIKRILKTYCNVNVWFLWLLVSSAFSPVAQSKTLRFGVDPWPPFVIVEQTQISGIDVDIVRHLADALNLDLELVRCPFKRCLRMMESGELDILGSLQKFKDREVYMQYLEPSYYTANKVFYTLKGSEVSINAYQDLERYILGVTLGHKNDPQFDADTRFTKFAAVDTDKLFSLLMKKRIDAALSVDVRSDHYLKTHNLSQYIHKASFYFKGTQGYLAVSRASKLLERHKEIERMLAGMVSDGTITSMIDAVVREKVNKTPPTG, encoded by the coding sequence GTGATAAAACGCATTTTGAAGACGTACTGTAATGTAAACGTCTGGTTTTTATGGCTCTTAGTGAGTTCGGCTTTTTCTCCTGTTGCTCAAAGTAAAACGCTGCGATTTGGCGTAGACCCCTGGCCACCATTTGTCATTGTTGAGCAAACACAAATCAGTGGTATCGATGTTGATATAGTCCGACATCTGGCAGATGCCCTTAATCTTGATCTTGAGCTGGTTCGCTGCCCGTTTAAGCGTTGTCTGCGAATGATGGAGAGCGGCGAGCTGGATATTCTGGGCTCTTTGCAAAAGTTCAAAGACCGTGAAGTCTATATGCAATATCTGGAACCTAGTTATTACACTGCGAATAAAGTGTTCTATACCCTGAAGGGGAGCGAGGTTAGCATCAACGCCTATCAGGATCTCGAGCGCTATATTCTCGGCGTGACACTGGGCCATAAAAATGACCCCCAATTCGATGCAGACACCCGTTTCACAAAATTCGCAGCGGTAGACACAGACAAGCTGTTTAGCCTGCTGATGAAAAAGCGCATTGATGCAGCGCTGAGTGTGGATGTGCGCTCTGATCATTATTTAAAAACCCACAATCTAAGCCAATATATCCACAAGGCTTCATTTTACTTTAAAGGCACACAAGGTTATCTGGCTGTATCGCGTGCGTCCAAGCTGCTCGAGCGGCATAAGGAGATCGAACGTATGCTTGCTGGCATGGTAAGTGATGGCACCATAACCAGTATGATTGACGCTGTGGTACGTGAAAAGGTTAATAAAACGCCCCCGACGGGCTAG
- a CDS encoding NAD(P)/FAD-dependent oxidoreductase, which produces MLNFDVVIIGAGAAGLMCAAQAGYRGRSVAVVDMGKKAGRKILISGGGRCNFTNEGATPQNYLCANPHFVKSCLSRYTQHDFIELVDRHGLAYHHKTLGQLFCDNSAQDIVDILLTECDWAGVEVFLRNEVIKVERTDTGGYIVTTSEQVFSCQSLVVAAGGLTMPKLGATPIGYKIAEQFGLKVLPTMAALVPFTLHDHDKARFDGLAGVSLPCTAQSEDGTSFKENLLFTHRGLSGPAILQISSFWRAGQGVIVNLLPETDMQAQLHDWRQEQGSKSLKNILSTVLPKRFVEVLISEQTVPDKNANQLSHSEIDTLAHALHHWHIKPNGTEGYRTAEVTLGGVDTDELSSKTFEAKKAPGLYFIGEVTDVTGWLGGYNFQYAWSCGWACGQAC; this is translated from the coding sequence ATGTTGAACTTTGATGTGGTGATCATCGGCGCGGGCGCGGCTGGCCTGATGTGCGCGGCACAAGCTGGGTATCGGGGCCGCAGTGTGGCGGTGGTTGATATGGGCAAAAAAGCCGGTCGAAAAATACTCATTAGCGGCGGTGGTCGTTGCAATTTTACTAATGAGGGTGCCACACCACAGAACTATTTATGCGCCAATCCCCATTTTGTGAAATCCTGCCTGAGCCGCTACACCCAGCATGATTTCATCGAGCTGGTGGACAGACACGGCCTGGCCTATCACCATAAAACGCTCGGTCAGCTTTTTTGTGATAACAGTGCTCAGGACATAGTCGATATTTTGTTAACAGAGTGCGACTGGGCCGGGGTTGAAGTATTCCTGCGCAATGAGGTGATCAAGGTCGAACGCACTGACACGGGTGGATATATTGTAACGACCTCTGAGCAAGTATTTAGCTGTCAGTCTCTGGTGGTCGCTGCGGGCGGCCTGACCATGCCTAAACTGGGTGCCACCCCCATTGGCTATAAAATTGCTGAGCAGTTTGGCCTTAAGGTTCTGCCGACCATGGCGGCACTGGTGCCGTTTACTCTGCATGACCATGACAAAGCCCGTTTTGATGGGCTGGCAGGCGTCAGCCTCCCTTGCACTGCGCAAAGTGAAGATGGCACCAGCTTCAAAGAAAACCTACTGTTTACTCACCGAGGCCTGTCCGGCCCGGCGATTTTGCAAATCTCCTCGTTCTGGCGTGCCGGACAGGGCGTGATTGTGAACCTGCTACCAGAGACCGATATGCAGGCACAATTGCACGACTGGCGTCAGGAGCAAGGCAGTAAGTCTCTGAAAAACATACTTAGTACAGTGTTACCTAAGCGTTTTGTCGAGGTCTTGATCAGCGAGCAAACCGTTCCGGATAAAAATGCCAACCAGCTCAGCCACAGCGAAATCGACACGCTGGCCCACGCTCTGCACCACTGGCACATCAAACCCAACGGCACTGAAGGTTATCGCACCGCCGAAGTTACCTTAGGGGGCGTCGACACCGACGAGCTCAGCTCCAAAACCTTCGAAGCCAAAAAAGCCCCGGGCCTGTACTTTATCGGCGAAGTCACCGACGTCACCGGCTGGCTCGGCGGCTACAACTTCCAATACGCCTGGAGCTGCGGTTGGGCATGTGGACAGGCGTGTTAG
- a CDS encoding S8 family peptidase, with the protein MTTRNLKIGAVALAMTGMFAATNAMANNFEALNNSVSMAQLSQKMESQNTAGTQFIIKYKDNSSQLMSVAGADMSPAMMNSRAQSFVKNFKSKKKSSLQTKYVRKMALSNHHVMRVDKKLTAAEAQSLMQEMAATGNIEYIEIDQMLQPFATPNDPRYSDQWHYFEANGGINAPAAWDKATGSGVVVAVLDTGYRPHADLSANLLQGYDMISDVSVANDGGGRDSDARDPGDAVTRNECGYTHSARDSSWHGTHVAGTVAAVSNNGEGIAGVAYDAKVVPVRVLGKCGGLTSDIADAIIWASGGSVSGVPANANPADVINMSLGGSGSCSSTTQNAINTARANGTTIVIAAGNDNDNSANYNPGNCSGVINVASVGRNGGRAYYSNYGSNIDVAAPGGAQSFANDPEGVLSTYNSGSNTPSSDSYAYSQGTSMAAPHVAGVAALIKQAKPSATPDEVESILKSTTRSFPATCTSCGTGIIDASAAVDAALGNDNGTGGNELEDGVAKTGLSGGASSETFYTFDVTSGVSKVTFTMSGGTGDADLYVRANAKPTQTTYDCRPYEGGNNEVCTIDNPSTGTYHVMMRGYSAYSGVSLKAETAGGSTGPVSLTESNLSASTGGWVQKSLDVPAGMSSLTVTISGGTGDADLFVKQGSAPTSSSYDCRPYKGGNAETCTFTNPQAGTWYFGLNAYRTFSGVTLNAQAQ; encoded by the coding sequence ATGACAACACGTAACCTAAAAATCGGCGCAGTTGCGCTGGCAATGACTGGCATGTTTGCCGCGACTAATGCAATGGCAAACAACTTTGAAGCACTCAACAACAGCGTTAGCATGGCGCAGTTGAGCCAGAAGATGGAAAGCCAGAACACAGCCGGTACTCAGTTCATCATCAAATATAAAGATAACAGCAGCCAGCTTATGTCTGTTGCCGGTGCAGATATGTCACCAGCAATGATGAACTCGCGCGCTCAAAGTTTCGTGAAGAACTTCAAAAGTAAGAAAAAATCTTCACTACAAACCAAGTACGTTCGTAAAATGGCATTGAGCAACCACCACGTAATGCGTGTTGACAAGAAACTAACTGCAGCTGAAGCACAAAGCCTGATGCAAGAAATGGCCGCTACTGGCAACATCGAATACATCGAAATCGATCAGATGCTACAGCCTTTCGCAACGCCTAACGATCCACGTTACTCTGATCAGTGGCACTACTTTGAAGCAAACGGTGGTATCAACGCACCTGCTGCTTGGGACAAAGCAACTGGTAGCGGCGTAGTTGTTGCTGTACTGGATACTGGTTACCGTCCGCACGCGGATCTGAGCGCTAACCTGCTACAAGGTTATGACATGATCTCAGATGTGTCTGTTGCTAACGATGGTGGCGGTCGTGATAGCGATGCACGTGACCCGGGTGACGCGGTTACACGTAACGAGTGTGGTTATACGCACAGTGCACGTGATTCAAGCTGGCACGGTACACACGTAGCAGGTACTGTGGCTGCAGTATCTAACAACGGTGAAGGTATTGCCGGTGTTGCTTACGACGCGAAAGTCGTACCAGTTCGTGTACTTGGTAAATGTGGTGGTCTGACTTCAGATATCGCTGACGCTATCATCTGGGCATCAGGTGGTTCAGTATCTGGCGTACCTGCAAACGCTAACCCAGCTGACGTAATTAACATGAGTTTAGGTGGCAGTGGTTCATGTAGCTCTACCACTCAAAATGCAATCAATACAGCGCGTGCAAACGGCACCACAATTGTTATTGCAGCAGGTAACGACAACGACAACTCTGCAAACTACAACCCAGGTAACTGTTCTGGTGTTATCAATGTTGCGTCTGTAGGTCGTAACGGTGGTCGCGCTTACTACTCAAACTACGGTTCAAACATTGATGTTGCAGCACCAGGTGGCGCACAAAGCTTTGCTAATGATCCAGAAGGTGTTCTGTCTACTTACAACTCAGGTAGCAACACGCCTTCAAGCGACAGCTATGCGTATTCACAAGGTACATCAATGGCGGCACCTCACGTAGCGGGTGTAGCGGCGCTTATCAAACAAGCTAAACCATCTGCAACGCCGGATGAAGTTGAAAGCATCCTGAAAAGCACAACTCGCAGCTTCCCTGCAACCTGTACTAGCTGTGGTACTGGTATCATCGATGCGTCAGCGGCGGTAGATGCAGCACTTGGCAACGACAATGGTACTGGTGGCAACGAGCTGGAAGACGGCGTAGCTAAAACTGGCCTGTCTGGCGGCGCAAGCAGCGAAACATTCTACACTTTTGACGTCACCAGTGGTGTGAGCAAAGTTACCTTCACTATGAGTGGCGGTACCGGTGATGCTGACTTGTACGTACGTGCAAACGCTAAGCCGACTCAGACAACTTACGACTGTCGTCCATACGAAGGTGGTAACAACGAAGTATGCACAATTGATAACCCATCTACTGGTACTTACCACGTAATGATGCGCGGTTACTCTGCATACAGCGGTGTTAGCCTGAAAGCTGAAACAGCTGGTGGTTCTACTGGTCCGGTTTCATTGACTGAGTCTAACCTGTCTGCAAGCACAGGTGGCTGGGTTCAGAAGTCACTAGACGTGCCTGCGGGTATGAGCAGCCTGACTGTAACCATCTCTGGTGGTACAGGCGACGCTGACCTGTTCGTTAAGCAAGGTAGTGCACCTACCAGCTCTAGCTATGACTGCCGTCCTTATAAAGGTGGTAATGCAGAGACGTGTACTTTCACTAACCCACAAGCGGGTACTTGGTACTTCGGTCTTAACGCTTACAGAACTTTCTCTGGCGTTACATTGAACGCACAGGCTCAATAA
- the rpoS gene encoding RNA polymerase sigma factor RpoS, translating to MAQTAKLNSKVNPELDEKFEDVSVEEPKSELLEDIENDEDLFAKDDSVKNLDATQLYLGEIGFSPLLSAEEEVYFARKALKGCEASRKRMIESNLRLVVKIARRYNNRGLALLDLIEEGNLGLIRAVEKFDPERGFRFSTYATWWIRQTIERAIMNQTRTIRLPIHVVKELNVYLRTARELTQKLDHEPTAEEIAESLDRPVEDVSKMLRLNEKITSVDTPIGGDNDKALLDIIADERGYEPESEVQNKDINRHIVDWLGELNPKQREVLARRFGLLGYEPSTLEDVGREIGLTRERVRQIQVEALRRLKDILQHEGLSTDSLFEQM from the coding sequence ATGGCTCAAACAGCAAAATTGAATAGTAAAGTAAATCCAGAGTTGGACGAGAAGTTTGAAGATGTCTCAGTCGAGGAGCCCAAATCGGAGCTGCTGGAAGATATTGAGAATGATGAAGACCTTTTCGCCAAGGACGACAGCGTTAAGAATTTAGATGCAACTCAGTTGTATCTGGGAGAGATTGGCTTTTCGCCACTGCTCAGTGCAGAAGAGGAAGTTTACTTCGCACGTAAAGCCTTGAAAGGCTGCGAGGCGTCGCGCAAACGCATGATCGAAAGTAACCTGCGCCTGGTGGTTAAAATTGCGCGCCGTTACAATAATCGGGGCCTGGCACTGCTTGACCTGATTGAAGAAGGAAACTTAGGCCTTATCCGGGCTGTTGAGAAGTTCGATCCGGAGCGTGGTTTCCGCTTTTCTACCTACGCCACCTGGTGGATCCGTCAGACCATTGAACGGGCCATCATGAACCAGACTCGCACCATACGTTTACCTATCCACGTAGTCAAAGAGCTCAATGTGTACCTTCGTACAGCACGTGAGCTGACGCAAAAACTGGATCACGAGCCGACCGCTGAGGAAATCGCAGAGTCACTCGACAGACCGGTTGAAGATGTCAGTAAGATGTTGCGTTTGAACGAGAAAATCACCTCTGTGGATACACCCATTGGCGGTGATAATGACAAGGCCTTGCTGGACATTATTGCAGACGAGCGTGGTTACGAGCCTGAAAGTGAAGTGCAGAACAAAGACATCAATCGTCATATTGTCGACTGGTTAGGTGAATTGAACCCGAAACAAAGAGAAGTGTTAGCACGTCGCTTTGGGTTACTGGGTTACGAGCCGTCGACACTGGAAGATGTAGGACGTGAGATTGGTTTAACACGTGAACGCGTACGTCAAATTCAGGTAGAAGCACTGCGTCGCTTAAAAGACATTTTACAACACGAGGGGCTAAGCACCGACAGCTTGTTTGAACAAATGTAA
- a CDS encoding peptidoglycan DD-metalloendopeptidase family protein yields the protein MNRARINILLLLCYFLAACTTPHSPAPVVNLSKGKTSYKQKIQIKNNQYKVKKGDTLFAIAFSANKDVRTVAKINKIKPPYTIFPGQLILLEYPKKKYKAPKKQSVKTVKLTDKKQKNNISPKKELDRPKQREYVQKQASEKSSHTKQLSNNKVRWRWPAVGKVTRRFSVKENGYKGIQITNKKGTSVKAAANGVVVYAGSALRGYGNLIILKHTDDYLSAYAHNSKLLVREQQQVKAGQKIAEMGDTDASSVALRFEIRYRGQAVNPSRYLPK from the coding sequence ATGAATCGGGCGCGCATCAATATTTTATTGCTATTGTGCTATTTTCTGGCCGCATGTACGACGCCACATTCTCCCGCTCCGGTTGTGAATCTCTCTAAAGGTAAGACCAGTTATAAACAAAAAATTCAAATAAAGAATAATCAATATAAGGTTAAAAAAGGTGATACCTTATTCGCTATTGCTTTTAGTGCAAATAAGGATGTTAGAACTGTTGCCAAAATCAATAAAATTAAGCCTCCCTACACCATTTTCCCCGGTCAACTCATCTTATTAGAATATCCGAAAAAGAAGTATAAAGCGCCTAAAAAGCAGTCGGTAAAAACCGTAAAATTAACCGATAAAAAACAAAAAAATAACATTTCACCGAAAAAAGAGCTTGATCGACCTAAGCAACGAGAGTATGTTCAAAAGCAAGCCAGCGAAAAATCCAGTCATACCAAGCAGTTGTCAAATAATAAGGTACGATGGCGCTGGCCCGCAGTTGGTAAGGTGACCCGACGTTTTTCTGTTAAAGAAAACGGCTATAAGGGAATTCAGATAACAAATAAAAAGGGAACATCTGTTAAGGCTGCGGCAAATGGCGTTGTTGTATATGCAGGGAGTGCATTACGGGGATACGGCAATTTGATCATTCTGAAACACACAGATGATTACCTTAGCGCGTACGCCCACAATTCCAAATTGCTAGTAAGAGAGCAGCAGCAAGTTAAAGCCGGGCAAAAAATTGCCGAAATGGGAGATACAGACGCATCATCTGTTGCGTTGCGGTTTGAGATCCGTTACCGCGGACAAGCCGTAAATCCTAGTAGGTATTTGCCTAAATAA
- a CDS encoding protein-L-isoaspartate(D-aspartate) O-methyltransferase, with protein MLKNYKRSAEALVTTLSRNGISDPEVLNCLEITPRHLFVDAVLQHKSYENTALPIGQGQTISQPLVVARMTELLRQAGVRKKVLEVGTGSGYQTAVLAQLFDEVYSIERIKALQWQAKRRLHMLDLYNVAMKHGDGWQGWASKGPYDGIIVTAAAAQVPQALLEQLSEGGVMVIPVGEQYQVLTVYQRKGQQFIENKLAEVRFVPLIPGALS; from the coding sequence TTGCTCAAAAACTACAAACGCAGCGCCGAGGCGCTGGTTACTACTCTGAGTCGTAATGGGATAAGTGACCCTGAGGTATTGAATTGTCTGGAGATCACGCCTCGCCACTTATTTGTCGATGCCGTATTGCAGCATAAATCTTATGAAAATACGGCGTTGCCTATCGGTCAGGGCCAGACTATTTCTCAGCCGCTAGTGGTTGCCAGAATGACAGAGTTACTGCGCCAGGCTGGAGTACGCAAAAAAGTGCTTGAGGTTGGAACAGGGTCCGGCTATCAAACCGCGGTGCTGGCCCAGCTGTTCGATGAGGTGTACAGCATAGAGCGGATCAAAGCACTGCAATGGCAGGCGAAACGTCGTTTGCATATGCTGGATCTATACAATGTTGCCATGAAGCATGGGGATGGCTGGCAGGGCTGGGCGTCGAAAGGCCCTTATGATGGTATCATCGTCACCGCTGCGGCAGCCCAAGTTCCGCAGGCGTTGTTAGAACAGCTTTCGGAAGGCGGTGTGATGGTTATTCCTGTGGGCGAGCAATATCAGGTACTCACTGTGTATCAAAGAAAAGGCCAGCAGTTTATCGAAAACAAACTGGCAGAGGTGCGTTTTGTACCACTGATCCCAGGTGCGCTGAGTTAG